The Elusimicrobiota bacterium DNA window TTCAAAAAGTAAAACTAAAACTGGCCGAATGTTGAAATTCTTGGAATGCTTATTAGAATGCGATTCCAAAAACTTAAAAAAATTAAAAAATTTACAAAACCAAGATATCAATGAACATAGTGTAACGCGTAAAATCCCCTCATTCTCTTTTTAATACTTTAGAGGTATCATAAAGTGTCGCTGAAATTTTACAGCCGTTAAATACTAAACTTACTTAAACTTACTTATACTATACTTAAACTTACTTATACTATACTTATACTACATTATACATTATACTACAAGTTTTAAAATTTGTCAAGGGGGTCCAAAAAAATATTTTTTCGCGTAGCATCAAAGCAGCCCCTCGTACATCTTTTTCGTCTGAGAAGCTATGTATTCCCAGCTGAAATATTTCTCAACCCTGGCCCTTCCGTTATCTCCGAATTTTTTTAACATCGCTTTATCTTTCAATAATTTATTAATAGCATCAGCAAGGTGTTTTGTGTTTGCAGGTTCAACTAAAATACCCGTTTCCCCATTTACTACAACCTCTTTTATGCCTCCTGTTGCAGTTGCAACAACCGGAGTCTTGCATGCCATAGCTTCTAAATTAATAATTCCAAATGGTTCATAAATTGATGGGCATACAAAAACTTTAGCGCAACTGTATAATTGGATAAAATCTTCTTCTTTCAAAAATTTATTGATCCAATTTATATTTTTTTTAGTTTTAATCTTTTCTCTCATCCTGTCTTCATACTCTTTGGTATCGGCGCCGACAGCGCCAAATACAATTTGGATATTCGGGTCTATGCGGTCCGCGGCGTCAATAAGATATTCCATGCCCTTTTGAGGAGTGGGCCTTCCTACAAAAAGTATATAGTCGTCCTTTATTGCGCATTCTTTTTTCAAGGAATCGCTTAATGTTGTATTTTTCCATTTTTTCAAATCTATGCCGTTATGTATTACGGTTATTCTTTCCTCCGGAATATTGTAGTATTTAAGAATATCGTCTTTCATCATCCTGGATACGGCAACAATTTTATCAGCGCCCTCGATGCCCAATTTTTCTATCCAGGCGCTTAAGTGATAACCTCTGCCAAGCTGATCTTCTTTCCAGGGCCGCAGGGGTTCTAGGCTATGGCAAGTTGCAACAAACGGCAAATTATAAAGCTTCTTGGCTAAAAATCCGGCATAATGGCCGTACCAGGTATGAGTATGAACAACATCCGAATCTATTCCATCAGCAACCATAGAAAGGTTGGTAGTCATAGTATCATAAACAGCATTGAATTTTGGATCAGTTTTTGATCGCAAGCCCAAGGATTTAAACCCTCTTACTTTTGGGTTACCGGTTATATCCTGGTCCCCAAAACACCTGATTTCAACATCCATTATTTTGCTAAGTTCCTGCGATAAATAACGTAAATGCACGCCGGCACCCCCATATATATAAGGAGGGTACTCCTTAGCAAACATTGTTACCTTCATTTATTTCCTCTCATTGCCTTATAATCCTCATCTGCTTCTTTATATTGGTTTAAATCACCTATATCATACCACTTATCATAAAAAACAAACCCATAAACTTTATCAGCTTTGTGCAGCCATTGGATATACCTGCCGGGCTGGTCAGGGTTATTACCTTCTGACATATACTTGTTAACCAGCTGGATCTTATTTTTTGCAAATAAGTAAATGCAAACTGCAGCTAGGGTAGTTTTTGGATTCGTAGGTTTTTCAGTGAAATTAATAACTTTTTGATCTTTATCAAGTTCAACTTCGCTGTACTTCGATATCAAATCTTTTAGGCCGACGTCTTTTAAACAAATTGAATTTGTTGCTTTCTCTTTAAAAAAGCTAATAAACTTTTTCAGGTCTAATTGGAATAGGTTGTCCCCCGCAAGAACAAGCAAATCATCATTAACTTTTGCGTTGTCGATAACAAACTTCATATCACCTATCGCCCCGAGCTTGGTTCCGTCCGAACTTGTCCCA harbors:
- the glgA gene encoding glycogen synthase; amino-acid sequence: MKVTMFAKEYPPYIYGGAGVHLRYLSQELSKIMDVEIRCFGDQDITGNPKVRGFKSLGLRSKTDPKFNAVYDTMTTNLSMVADGIDSDVVHTHTWYGHYAGFLAKKLYNLPFVATCHSLEPLRPWKEDQLGRGYHLSAWIEKLGIEGADKIVAVSRMMKDDILKYYNIPEERITVIHNGIDLKKWKNTTLSDSLKKECAIKDDYILFVGRPTPQKGMEYLIDAADRIDPNIQIVFGAVGADTKEYEDRMREKIKTKKNINWINKFLKEEDFIQLYSCAKVFVCPSIYEPFGIINLEAMACKTPVVATATGGIKEVVVNGETGILVEPANTKHLADAINKLLKDKAMLKKFGDNGRARVEKYFSWEYIASQTKKMYEGLL
- a CDS encoding nucleotidyltransferase family protein, whose translation is MKALILCAGYATRLYPLTMNQPKQLLSIADRPMLDYTIDNLNQIDEIDEIYMVTNQKFYQTFVGWSKKVKTKKKMTVFNDGTSSDGTKLGAIGDMKFVIDNAKVNDDLLVLAGDNLFQLDLKKFISFFKEKATNSICLKDVGLKDLISKYSEVELDKDQKVINFTEKPTNPKTTLAAVCIYLFAKNKIQLVNKYMSEGNNPDQPGRYIQWLHKADKVYGFVFYDKWYDIGDLNQYKEADEDYKAMRGNK